The following proteins come from a genomic window of Streptomyces sp. Sge12:
- a CDS encoding peptidase S1 and S6 produces MTTTLRQAARKSAVAALSAAIGAGLLTAASVATAPTAQAATTCSGTASIYGILPDGRLTFSSITPATGQLKKVHVGVDLGFEPKAMATLNFNTVLVTSTTGALYRVDVRTNNESLVLERPPVKIFDSGWTHDKLTYDGHGHLYGTAGGLLLQYLVSQPKPTGSAHIGQRKEIGTGFVLKTLTAVGDDRLLATTSAGALYSYKIGSDGSWDRDDLKSTGWSGFDQVVSPGGGLYYGRIETTGAMYWYKDANPADGSGADIAHHNDTPVNTGGWTQELLSAQPATFSCTTAADPLDGKDIPAVKTAGRDLMNKHDGGAWNSSTQWNCLEQLWDKESGWRYWADNPNSTAYGIPQALPGSKMDAFGDDWRTNPVTQIKWGLSYIDGQYGTPCGAWTHFLNNNWY; encoded by the coding sequence TTGACCACCACCCTCCGTCAGGCTGCCCGCAAGAGCGCGGTCGCCGCCCTCTCCGCCGCCATCGGAGCCGGACTGCTCACCGCCGCGTCCGTCGCCACCGCGCCGACCGCGCAGGCCGCGACCACCTGCAGCGGGACCGCGTCGATCTACGGCATCCTCCCCGACGGCCGGCTCACCTTCAGCAGCATCACCCCGGCCACCGGGCAGTTGAAGAAGGTGCACGTCGGAGTCGACCTGGGGTTCGAGCCGAAGGCGATGGCCACCCTCAACTTCAACACCGTGCTGGTGACATCGACGACGGGAGCGCTCTACCGCGTCGACGTCCGCACCAACAACGAGTCCCTCGTCCTGGAGCGCCCGCCCGTCAAGATCTTCGACAGCGGCTGGACCCACGACAAGCTCACCTACGACGGCCACGGCCACCTGTACGGCACGGCCGGCGGGCTCCTCCTCCAGTACCTGGTCTCTCAGCCCAAGCCGACCGGCTCGGCGCACATCGGGCAGCGCAAGGAGATCGGTACCGGCTTCGTCCTGAAGACCCTCACGGCCGTCGGCGACGACCGGCTGCTCGCCACCACGTCGGCCGGCGCGCTCTACTCCTACAAGATCGGCAGCGACGGCAGCTGGGACCGCGACGACCTCAAGAGCACCGGCTGGTCCGGCTTCGACCAGGTCGTATCGCCCGGCGGGGGCCTCTACTACGGCCGGATCGAAACCACGGGAGCCATGTACTGGTACAAGGACGCCAATCCGGCCGACGGCAGCGGCGCCGACATCGCCCACCACAACGACACCCCCGTCAACACGGGCGGCTGGACGCAGGAGCTGCTCTCCGCCCAGCCGGCGACCTTCAGCTGCACCACCGCCGCGGACCCGCTCGACGGCAAGGACATCCCCGCCGTGAAAACGGCCGGCCGCGACCTGATGAACAAGCACGACGGCGGCGCCTGGAACAGCTCCACCCAGTGGAACTGCCTGGAGCAGCTGTGGGACAAGGAGAGCGGCTGGCGCTACTGGGCCGACAACCCGAACTCCACGGCGTACGGCATCCCCCAGGCCCTGCCCGGTTCCAAGATGGATGCCTTCGGCGATGACTGGCGCACCAATCCGGTCACCCAGATCAAGTGGGGCCTGTCCTACATCGACGGCCAGTACGGCACGCCCTGCGGCGCCTGGACCCACTTCCTGAACAACAACTGGTACTGA
- a CDS encoding tachylectin-related carbohydrate-binding protein yields MFPSSLKRRLAATLAVSATTLGMVTVASAPAQAAAVCGGDVSIYGTLADGRLTYTAISPNTGDRVKTLIGSNLGFTPKAMATLNFNTVLVTSTAGELYRVDIQTNDSALALAGVTKIWDSGWTFDKLTYDGAGHLYGTVAGELHRYNVSQAKPSGPAHIAKHAVIDTGFVLKTLAAAGDDVLIASTADGRLLSYQINGVGDWESSQLKSSGWSAVDNLVSPGGGLYYGRTNGGMYWYHDADPTDGKGDDIAYHPADPVDASGWTQTLLSAFANDCTYRPPAPPTPTPSTKGGQIARSEIMSRAANWLSRDVPYNQGAYASDPDGDHTYRTDCSGFVSMVWHAGTSYTTQSLPGVTATISKSDLQPGDALNTLDGHVVLFEKWVDKAAGKFSYIHEANTNDDMMRGQDYLNGGSDGRIAGHAASGYVALRYDKVVSG; encoded by the coding sequence ATGTTCCCGTCGTCCCTCAAGCGCCGCCTCGCCGCCACCCTGGCCGTCTCTGCCACGACCCTCGGCATGGTCACCGTCGCCTCGGCACCGGCCCAGGCCGCCGCGGTCTGCGGCGGCGACGTCTCGATCTACGGCACCCTCGCCGACGGCCGCCTCACCTACACGGCGATATCCCCCAACACCGGCGACCGGGTGAAGACCCTGATCGGCTCGAACCTCGGCTTCACGCCGAAGGCGATGGCCACGCTCAACTTCAACACCGTCCTCGTGACGTCGACGGCCGGCGAGCTGTACCGCGTCGACATCCAGACCAACGACAGCGCGCTGGCCCTGGCCGGAGTCACCAAGATCTGGGACAGCGGCTGGACCTTCGACAAGCTGACCTACGACGGCGCCGGCCACCTCTACGGCACGGTCGCCGGCGAGCTGCACCGCTACAACGTCTCCCAGGCCAAGCCCAGCGGTCCGGCCCACATCGCCAAGCACGCGGTGATCGACACGGGATTCGTCCTCAAGACGCTCGCCGCGGCGGGCGACGACGTCCTGATCGCCAGCACCGCCGACGGCAGGCTGCTCTCGTACCAGATCAACGGTGTCGGGGACTGGGAGAGTTCGCAGCTCAAGAGCTCCGGCTGGTCGGCTGTCGACAACCTGGTCTCGCCCGGCGGCGGCCTCTACTACGGCCGGACGAACGGGGGGATGTACTGGTACCACGACGCCGACCCCACCGACGGCAAGGGCGACGACATCGCCTACCACCCCGCCGATCCGGTCGATGCGAGCGGCTGGACGCAGACCCTGCTCTCCGCCTTCGCCAACGACTGCACCTACCGGCCGCCGGCGCCCCCGACCCCCACGCCCTCCACCAAGGGCGGGCAGATCGCCCGCAGCGAGATCATGAGCCGCGCCGCGAACTGGCTGAGCCGTGACGTCCCGTACAACCAGGGTGCGTACGCCTCCGACCCGGACGGCGACCACACCTACCGCACCGACTGCTCCGGCTTCGTCTCCATGGTCTGGCACGCCGGTACCAGCTACACGACGCAGAGCCTGCCGGGCGTCACCGCCACCATCTCCAAGTCCGACCTGCAGCCCGGCGACGCGCTGAACACCCTGGACGGGCACGTGGTGCTCTTCGAGAAGTGGGTCGACAAGGCCGCCGGGAAGTTCTCGTACATCCACGAGGCCAACACGAACGACGACATGATGCGCGGTCAGGACTACCTCAACGGCGGCAGTGACGGCCGTATCGCGGGTCACGCCGCCTCGGGCTACGTCGCACTGCGCTACGACAAGGTCGTCAGCGGCTAG
- a CDS encoding ALF repeat-containing protein: MKLTRSALALTVGALAPALLLATPALAAGPSAAAPATAPSKVAALTAGESPYDTMSDAELRAEVTRILAANPGKGVTGAAHEALAGTTEDVRTFLKTGLAKAQDDDNKVAILRILFTKPGKGVTREANKALDGTPADRAAFLATGLAKAQDDDNKVAILRILFTKPGKGVTREANKALDGTPADRAAFLATGLRLAQAEDDRVAVATILARPGISAALYAECQRVLDDGTPEVLRHFITVGQYQF, from the coding sequence ATGAAGCTCACCCGTTCCGCGCTCGCCCTGACCGTCGGCGCCCTGGCCCCGGCCCTGCTCCTCGCCACCCCGGCCCTCGCCGCCGGCCCGTCCGCCGCCGCGCCCGCCACCGCGCCCTCGAAGGTGGCGGCGCTGACGGCGGGGGAGTCTCCGTACGACACCATGTCGGACGCCGAGCTGCGCGCCGAGGTCACCCGGATCCTGGCCGCCAACCCGGGCAAGGGCGTGACCGGTGCCGCCCACGAGGCCCTGGCCGGCACCACCGAGGACGTGCGCACCTTCCTGAAGACGGGTCTGGCCAAGGCCCAGGACGACGACAACAAGGTCGCGATCCTGCGGATCCTGTTCACCAAGCCGGGCAAGGGCGTGACCCGCGAGGCCAACAAGGCCCTGGACGGCACCCCGGCCGACCGCGCCGCCTTCCTCGCCACCGGCCTCGCCAAGGCCCAGGACGACGACAACAAGGTCGCGATCCTGCGGATCCTGTTCACCAAGCCGGGCAAGGGCGTGACCCGCGAGGCCAACAAGGCCCTGGACGGCACCCCGGCCGACCGCGCCGCCTTCCTCGCCACCGGTCTGCGGCTCGCCCAGGCGGAGGACGACCGCGTCGCCGTCGCCACCATCCTCGCCCGCCCGGGCATCAGCGCCGCGCTGTACGCGGAGTGCCAGCGCGTACTGGACGACGGCACCCCGGAGGTGCTGCGCCACTTCATCACGGTCGGCCAGTACCAGTTCTGA
- a CDS encoding putative bifunctional diguanylate cyclase/phosphodiesterase: MSGTSEGTGSAADSIRSAITERHPAVPAVPSASATRAAPAAPHRAESDLRDYRAAFNAAHLAMAVVDREGYVVAANQAFAGLLGSEPRALVHRCAADLVDLAAEARTWAAYQEVLRGRQARLRCTRRLKHPDGHSLWTEVTLGPVPGTGDVLLSVADISDRRDLQARLRHLQMHDPVTRLPNRALFFERLSAALEAASYEHGGGTGRIGLCYLDLDGFKAVNDTLGHRVGDRLLTAVAARLTQCADQSGYGRTGGHLVARLGGDEFALLVEDSTGTEQLADLARSVLAAVQEPFDLAGQRLSVSASIGVVERAAAGTTATGLMQAADTTLYWAKADGKARWTLFDPERNAHRMTRQALSSTLRPAVERDEFELEYQPLVDLESGAVRGVEALVRWNHPQFGTLTPNRFIGIAEEDGSIVQLGQWVLRTACRQARRWQIEQPSDAPVFVSVNVAVRQVWDSDLVADVAEILAETGLAPQLLQLELTESAVMGSAGRPLQALQALSDMGVRIAIDDFGTGYSNLAYLSRLPVSVLKLDGSFVRGFRYEEGTHPNPADETIVEALVQLAHRLGLTVTAECVETAGQAARLRRVGCDTGQGWLYSRAVAPERIAEMIGTRPGAENRL; the protein is encoded by the coding sequence GTGAGCGGAACCTCAGAAGGAACCGGTTCGGCGGCCGACAGCATCCGATCGGCCATTACGGAGCGTCACCCGGCAGTGCCGGCAGTGCCGTCGGCATCGGCCACCCGGGCCGCCCCGGCGGCGCCGCACCGCGCCGAGTCCGACCTGCGCGACTACCGGGCCGCCTTCAACGCGGCCCACCTCGCCATGGCCGTCGTGGACCGCGAGGGCTACGTCGTCGCCGCCAACCAGGCCTTCGCCGGGCTGCTCGGCAGTGAGCCCCGCGCCCTCGTCCACCGGTGCGCCGCCGACCTGGTGGACCTGGCCGCGGAGGCCCGCACCTGGGCCGCGTACCAGGAGGTGCTCCGCGGGCGCCAGGCCCGGCTGCGCTGCACCCGCCGCCTCAAACACCCCGACGGGCACTCGCTCTGGACCGAGGTCACCCTCGGACCCGTCCCCGGCACCGGGGACGTCCTGCTGTCGGTGGCCGACATCAGCGACCGCCGTGACCTCCAGGCCCGCCTGCGCCACCTCCAGATGCACGACCCGGTCACGCGCCTGCCCAACCGCGCCCTCTTCTTCGAGCGGCTCTCCGCCGCCCTGGAGGCCGCCTCGTACGAGCACGGCGGCGGCACCGGCCGGATCGGGCTGTGCTACCTGGACCTGGACGGGTTCAAGGCCGTCAACGACACCCTCGGCCACCGGGTCGGCGACCGGCTGCTCACCGCCGTCGCCGCCCGACTCACCCAGTGCGCCGACCAGTCCGGCTACGGGCGCACCGGCGGGCACCTGGTCGCCCGCCTCGGCGGCGACGAGTTCGCCCTGCTCGTCGAGGACTCCACCGGTACCGAACAGCTCGCGGACCTGGCACGCAGCGTCCTGGCCGCCGTACAGGAGCCCTTCGACCTGGCCGGGCAGCGGCTGTCCGTCTCCGCCTCGATCGGGGTCGTGGAGCGGGCGGCGGCCGGCACCACGGCGACCGGCCTGATGCAGGCCGCCGACACGACCCTGTACTGGGCCAAGGCGGACGGCAAGGCCCGCTGGACGCTGTTCGACCCCGAGCGCAACGCCCACCGCATGACCCGCCAGGCACTCTCCTCGACGCTCCGACCGGCCGTGGAGCGGGACGAGTTCGAGCTGGAGTACCAGCCGCTGGTGGACCTGGAGAGCGGCGCGGTGCGCGGCGTCGAGGCCCTGGTGCGCTGGAACCACCCGCAATTCGGCACACTCACGCCGAATCGGTTCATCGGGATCGCCGAAGAGGACGGCTCCATCGTCCAGTTGGGACAGTGGGTCCTGCGGACCGCTTGCCGGCAGGCCCGCCGCTGGCAGATCGAACAGCCCAGTGACGCCCCGGTCTTCGTATCCGTGAACGTCGCCGTCCGGCAGGTCTGGGACTCGGACCTCGTGGCGGACGTCGCGGAGATCCTGGCCGAGACGGGCCTCGCCCCGCAGCTGCTCCAACTGGAGCTGACCGAGTCGGCGGTGATGGGCTCGGCCGGGCGCCCCCTCCAAGCCCTTCAGGCGCTCAGCGACATGGGCGTGCGGATCGCGATCGACGACTTCGGCACCGGCTACTCGAACCTCGCCTACCTCAGCAGGCTCCCTGTATCAGTTCTGAAACTGGACGGCTCCTTCGTGCGCGGATTCCGCTACGAGGAGGGCACCCACCCGAATCCGGCCGACGAGACCATCGTCGAGGCGCTGGTCCAGCTCGCGCACCGGCTGGGCCTGACGGTCACCGCCGAGTGCGTGGAGACCGCCGGGCAGGCCGCACGGCTGCGCCGCGTGGGCTGCGACACGGGCCAGGGCTGGCTCTACTCGCGGGCCGTCGCCCCGGAGCGGATCGCCGAGATGATCGGCACCCGACCGGGTGCGGAGAACCGCCTCTAG
- a CDS encoding M6 family metalloprotease domain-containing protein, which produces MARQQTPGGVERSRIRSTAAALTSLTALAAMSLVAGPAVADSGAGPCALTRTTAHHSLGLDTWNGAYPKPERTLDAVMVFLSFPDHRSALTTDEIVGDYFPATSDFFQQASYGRFRLVPHPQKQWIQMPRPSTAYGIKRDWAAGDRAAYLRDAVATADAQVDFRKYDVVYFVADPDAPGVDSDATKVVNFEHPIVADGTELRRIVTVFERHPPDRNVLAHETGHVFDLPDLYHRPTDGKGDWDTYVGDWDVMGSQFGMSPDLFAWHKWKLGWLDASQVDCVQSGSSLHTLQPLAEAPPSGGTGGTRLAVIRTGPGSAIAVEARGSAGNDGDTCTEGVLVYRVRNEAASGGGPIEVLDAHPSTEACWDRSVYPPLADAPMEVGETYTVPGERITIEVADRTRSGAYTVKITT; this is translated from the coding sequence GTGGCGCGACAGCAGACACCCGGGGGAGTGGAACGCTCCCGCATCCGAAGTACCGCCGCGGCGCTCACTTCCCTGACGGCGCTGGCAGCTATGTCGCTCGTCGCCGGACCCGCGGTGGCCGACTCCGGAGCCGGACCCTGCGCGCTGACCCGCACCACGGCGCACCACTCCCTCGGCCTGGACACCTGGAACGGCGCCTACCCCAAGCCCGAGCGCACGCTCGACGCGGTCATGGTCTTCCTCTCCTTCCCCGACCACCGCAGCGCCCTGACGACCGACGAGATCGTCGGCGACTACTTCCCCGCCACCAGCGACTTCTTCCAGCAGGCCTCGTACGGGCGGTTCCGGCTGGTCCCGCACCCGCAGAAGCAGTGGATCCAAATGCCCAGGCCGTCCACCGCGTACGGCATAAAGCGCGACTGGGCCGCCGGGGACCGGGCGGCCTACCTGCGGGACGCGGTCGCCACCGCCGACGCGCAGGTGGACTTCCGCAAGTACGACGTCGTGTACTTCGTGGCCGACCCGGACGCGCCCGGGGTGGACTCCGACGCCACGAAGGTCGTCAACTTCGAGCACCCGATCGTCGCGGACGGCACGGAACTGCGGCGGATCGTCACCGTCTTCGAGCGCCACCCGCCGGACCGCAACGTCCTGGCCCACGAGACCGGGCACGTCTTCGATCTGCCCGACCTCTACCACCGGCCCACGGACGGCAAGGGCGACTGGGACACCTACGTCGGGGACTGGGACGTCATGGGCAGCCAGTTCGGCATGTCCCCGGACCTCTTCGCCTGGCACAAGTGGAAGCTGGGCTGGCTGGACGCGTCCCAGGTGGACTGCGTGCAGTCGGGCTCCTCGCTGCACACCCTCCAGCCGCTGGCCGAGGCCCCGCCGAGCGGCGGGACCGGCGGGACCCGGCTCGCGGTGATCCGTACGGGCCCCGGCAGCGCGATCGCCGTCGAGGCGCGGGGCTCCGCCGGCAACGACGGGGACACCTGCACGGAGGGCGTCCTGGTCTACCGGGTCCGCAACGAGGCGGCGTCGGGCGGCGGCCCCATCGAGGTGCTGGACGCACACCCGTCGACGGAGGCGTGCTGGGACCGCTCGGTGTACCCGCCGCTGGCGGACGCGCCCATGGAGGTGGGCGAGACGTACACCGTGCCGGGGGAGCGGATCACCATCGAGGTGGCGGACCGCACCCGGTCCGGCGCCTACACGGTGAAGATCACGACCTGA
- a CDS encoding CU044_5270 family protein, translating into MNADLSRPRPAGQEESSPLLPFAERELPAGRHQFHKERLMAQIHEDLRAADTTATGPARTGSRARSSRNPFLRRSFLVPVAGFALAGALAVGFFSYVDRGAADGYGSTIATGPALTTRIGTADPKGATQLLDRISLASSATGSGPAVRPDQFIYIGSKTATTYVKTVDDKSTLVSQQLHMRHEWNSPDGAKGWLIEPGNTGPKGVSLDRRVVNGQAVAPYLNAPSYDYLAALPTDPDVLLRRIYEETKGMGHGPDQEAFTTIGDLLRSSYPPAELTAALYKAAAKIPGVVTVDEAVDAAGRSGIAVARLDDSSGVREEWIFDRQTLAFLGERSVQVQGESGEQGLIKPGTVIFTSAITTRTVVDRMKEIPAG; encoded by the coding sequence ATGAACGCCGACCTTTCCCGCCCCCGCCCGGCCGGCCAGGAGGAGAGCTCTCCGCTCCTGCCGTTCGCCGAACGGGAACTGCCCGCGGGCCGCCACCAGTTCCACAAGGAGCGACTGATGGCCCAGATCCACGAAGACCTCCGCGCCGCCGACACCACCGCCACGGGCCCCGCCCGCACCGGCTCCCGCGCCAGGAGCTCCCGCAACCCGTTCCTGCGCCGCTCGTTCCTCGTGCCCGTCGCGGGCTTCGCCCTGGCCGGCGCGCTCGCCGTCGGCTTCTTCTCGTACGTGGACCGGGGCGCCGCGGACGGGTACGGCTCGACGATCGCCACGGGCCCGGCGCTGACCACCCGTATCGGCACCGCCGACCCCAAGGGCGCGACGCAGCTCCTGGACCGCATCTCCCTGGCGTCCTCGGCCACGGGCTCCGGCCCGGCGGTGCGCCCGGACCAGTTCATCTACATCGGCAGCAAGACGGCCACCACCTACGTGAAGACCGTCGACGACAAGAGCACGCTGGTCAGCCAGCAGCTGCACATGCGCCACGAGTGGAACTCCCCCGACGGCGCCAAGGGCTGGCTGATCGAGCCCGGCAACACCGGACCGAAGGGCGTGTCCCTGGACCGGCGCGTCGTCAACGGTCAGGCCGTGGCGCCGTACCTCAACGCACCCAGCTACGACTACCTCGCGGCGCTGCCCACCGACCCCGACGTGCTGCTCCGGCGGATCTACGAGGAGACCAAGGGCATGGGCCACGGCCCCGACCAGGAGGCCTTCACCACGATCGGCGACCTGCTGCGCTCCAGCTACCCGCCGGCCGAGCTCACGGCCGCGCTCTACAAGGCGGCGGCGAAGATCCCCGGCGTGGTGACGGTGGACGAGGCGGTCGACGCCGCGGGCCGCAGCGGCATCGCGGTCGCCCGGCTCGACGACTCCTCGGGCGTGCGCGAGGAGTGGATCTTCGACCGGCAGACCCTCGCGTTCCTCGGCGAGCGCAGCGTCCAGGTGCAGGGCGAGTCCGGCGAGCAGGGCCTGATCAAGCCCGGCACGGTCATCTTCACCAGCGCCATCACGACGCGCACGGTCGTCGACCGGATGAAGGAGATCCCGGCGGGCTGA
- a CDS encoding RNA polymerase sigma factor → MRTRVRSGDPDAYAELFDSYARTVYNHAFRMTGDWASAEDVMSAVFLEAWRLRATVDAEGGSLRPWLLGIATNLARNHCRSNRRYRAAAAAATAAAGAASAPDHADEVAGRLDDRQQIAATLAQLSALRGPEREVLLLCLCEGLEYAEAARVLGIPVGTVRSRLSRARSKLRKLADAELKKSRRELAARPRQTHGDRTKAVRSAQEGTR, encoded by the coding sequence ATGCGTACCCGGGTGCGGTCCGGGGATCCGGACGCCTATGCGGAGCTGTTCGACAGCTACGCCCGCACCGTCTACAACCATGCCTTCCGGATGACCGGGGACTGGGCCTCCGCCGAGGACGTCATGTCGGCGGTCTTCCTGGAGGCATGGCGGCTGCGCGCCACGGTCGACGCCGAGGGCGGTTCGCTGCGGCCCTGGCTCCTGGGGATCGCCACCAACCTCGCCCGCAACCACTGCCGCAGCAACCGGCGCTACCGGGCCGCCGCTGCCGCCGCCACGGCGGCGGCCGGCGCCGCGTCCGCGCCCGACCACGCCGACGAGGTGGCGGGCCGGCTGGACGACCGGCAGCAGATCGCGGCCACGCTGGCGCAGTTGAGCGCCCTGCGCGGACCCGAGCGCGAGGTCCTCCTGCTGTGCCTGTGCGAGGGCCTGGAGTACGCCGAGGCCGCCCGGGTCCTCGGCATCCCGGTCGGGACCGTGCGCTCGCGGCTGTCACGGGCCCGTTCGAAGCTGCGCAAACTCGCCGACGCGGAACTGAAGAAGAGCAGACGGGAACTCGCGGCTCGCCCCCGACAGACACATGGCGACCGCACGAAAGCGGTCCGGTCCGCACAGGAAGGAACCCGATGA
- a CDS encoding SDR family NAD(P)-dependent oxidoreductase, whose protein sequence is MNAVDYRGRTTLITGASSGLGAEFARQIAARGSDLVLVARREDRLKELAGQLSAAHGVAVETITMDLAVDGSGELLAAEVDRRGIKVTGVVNNAGFGTYGRFHEEDPQRLRQEVALDVMAVVDISRAFIGRLRAQGEGVLVNVASMAAYQPVPNMAVYAATKAFVLSFTEALWQENRGTGLRVLALSPGATKTEFFDVVGTQDATGGTRMQTSEEVVRTALKALDRKNPPPSVISGGLNRAMAFAGRFASRRTVVRMVDRMSAPRGA, encoded by the coding sequence GTGAACGCGGTCGACTACCGAGGCAGGACCACCCTGATCACCGGCGCCAGCTCGGGCCTGGGCGCCGAGTTCGCCCGTCAGATCGCCGCGCGGGGCTCCGACCTCGTGCTCGTCGCCCGCCGCGAGGACCGCCTGAAGGAACTCGCCGGGCAGCTCTCCGCGGCCCACGGCGTCGCGGTGGAGACGATCACCATGGACCTGGCCGTCGACGGGTCGGGGGAGCTGCTGGCCGCCGAGGTCGACCGGCGCGGCATCAAGGTCACCGGCGTCGTCAACAACGCCGGCTTCGGCACCTACGGCCGCTTCCACGAGGAAGACCCGCAGCGCCTCCGTCAGGAAGTGGCCCTCGACGTGATGGCCGTCGTCGACATCAGCCGCGCGTTCATCGGGCGGCTGCGCGCCCAGGGCGAGGGCGTACTGGTGAACGTCGCCAGCATGGCCGCCTACCAGCCCGTCCCGAACATGGCCGTGTACGCCGCCACCAAGGCCTTCGTCCTCAGCTTCACCGAGGCCCTCTGGCAGGAGAACCGGGGCACCGGGCTGCGCGTCCTGGCCCTGTCGCCCGGCGCGACGAAGACGGAGTTCTTCGACGTGGTCGGCACGCAGGACGCCACGGGCGGCACGCGGATGCAGACCTCCGAGGAGGTCGTGCGCACCGCGCTGAAGGCGCTGGACCGCAAGAACCCGCCGCCGAGCGTGATCTCCGGGGGCCTGAACCGGGCCATGGCCTTCGCCGGACGGTTCGCGAGCCGCCGCACGGTCGTGCGGATGGTGGACCGGATGTCCGCCCCCCGCGGCGCGTAG
- a CDS encoding TetR/AcrR family transcriptional regulator, which produces MGTTATQQSLWDRSRQAVVASIFDTAMRLFAEQGYEATTIAQIAKEAGISQRSLFRYFGTKEDIVCGEQEEHGELLRAAVEAQPAAATPWQALRAGFEALMDAHGSPEQLLEITSLIFGTPSLRARYFQKRLRWQELVLPAVTARMAAGEGPVSEVRAAAVVATVFACVDAATEAWVRSGGRTDLASLYDEALAAVRG; this is translated from the coding sequence ATGGGGACCACCGCAACGCAGCAGAGCCTGTGGGACCGCTCCCGGCAGGCCGTGGTCGCGAGCATCTTCGACACGGCCATGCGGCTCTTCGCCGAACAGGGCTACGAGGCCACGACGATCGCGCAGATCGCCAAGGAAGCGGGCATCTCCCAGCGGTCGCTGTTCCGGTACTTCGGTACCAAGGAGGACATCGTCTGCGGCGAGCAGGAGGAACACGGCGAACTGCTCCGCGCGGCGGTGGAGGCCCAGCCCGCCGCCGCCACCCCGTGGCAGGCCCTGCGGGCCGGCTTCGAGGCGCTCATGGACGCCCACGGCAGCCCCGAACAGCTGCTGGAGATCACCTCGCTGATCTTCGGCACGCCGTCGCTGCGCGCCCGCTACTTCCAGAAGCGGCTGCGCTGGCAGGAACTGGTCCTGCCCGCCGTCACGGCCCGCATGGCCGCGGGGGAGGGCCCGGTCTCCGAGGTCCGCGCCGCGGCGGTCGTCGCGACCGTCTTCGCCTGCGTGGACGCCGCCACCGAAGCCTGGGTCCGCAGCGGCGGCCGCACCGACCTGGCGTCCCTCTACGACGAGGCACTGGCCGCCGTACGGGGCTGA
- a CDS encoding NADPH-dependent FMN reductase, protein MTRLHVISAATRPTSSGRPLARWVIEQARERGGFEVTPVDLAEIALPFLDEPEYASTGHYAHQHTRDWSALVDSADAFVFVLPMYNGGFTAPFKNAIDFLYNEWKGKPVGIVSYSAGPTGGVPAAQMLLPVLTRLGMLPAERSVAIPGIPKLVGPEGFLAPEALAGELAGVLDDVAELAAQRAAQAVTV, encoded by the coding sequence ATGACCCGCCTGCACGTCATCTCCGCTGCCACCCGCCCCACTTCGTCGGGGCGCCCGCTCGCCCGCTGGGTCATCGAGCAGGCCCGCGAGCGGGGTGGCTTCGAGGTCACTCCCGTCGACCTCGCCGAGATCGCCCTGCCGTTCCTGGACGAGCCCGAGTACGCCTCCACCGGCCATTACGCGCATCAGCACACCCGTGACTGGAGCGCCCTGGTCGACTCGGCGGACGCCTTCGTCTTCGTCCTGCCGATGTACAACGGCGGTTTCACGGCCCCGTTCAAGAATGCGATCGACTTCCTCTACAACGAGTGGAAGGGCAAGCCGGTCGGCATCGTCAGCTACAGCGCGGGCCCCACGGGCGGTGTCCCGGCCGCGCAGATGCTGCTGCCCGTCCTCACCCGGCTCGGCATGCTGCCCGCCGAGCGCTCGGTCGCGATCCCGGGCATCCCCAAGCTGGTCGGTCCCGAGGGCTTCCTGGCTCCGGAGGCGCTCGCGGGCGAACTCGCCGGGGTCCTGGACGACGTGGCCGAGCTGGCGGCGCAGCGCGCCGCGCAGGCCGTCACGGTCTGA